GCGTGGGTGTCGATGTCGGCGAGGATCGCGGCCCGGTCGCCCGCCGAGATGTCGACGGCGCTCGACCGCAGCCCGCTCGCGCCGGCCTTGATGACCGAGAGCGGGGTCCGCAGGTCGTGCGAGACCGCCGCGAGCAGGGCGGTGCGCAGCACGCCGCGCTCCCGCTCGTCGCGGGTCGCGCGGGCCTCGGACCGCAGGCGCTCGCGCTCGAGGGCGGCCTGGACGTGCTGCCCGACGGCGCTCGCAAGGCGGAGCTCCGGACCGGCGAGCGTGCGCCCGTGCAGGTGCAGCGCGAGGTCCTCGGCGACCCGCACGGTGTGCACCCGCTCGTCGCGCTCGGCGCTCCCGGAGGCCGGGTCCGGCGCTCCGCTGACGTCACGCCGCCCTGTCCCGCCGTCGACGGCCCCGACCCGCGCAGCGTGCGGGGCCTCGACCCCCGTCCGGTCGAGCACGACCGCGCGCACCTGGAGCGTCTCGCGGAGCTGGTCGAGCATCGCGGGCACGACGTCGCCGCCGCGGAGCACCGTCCCGGCCACGGTCATCAACGCGTCGGCCTCAGCGCGGCTGCGGGCCGCCTCGGTGGTCCGGCGCGCGGCGAGGTCCACGGCGGCGGAGACCGCGACGGCGACGGTGACGAGCACCGCGATCGCGAGCACGTTCGCCGGCTCCGCGATCGTCCAGGTCCGCACGGGAGGCGTGAACAGGAAGTTCCCGAGCAGCCCGCTCACGACCGCGGCGACCAGGGCGGGGCGCAGCCCGCCGACGAGCGCGACGCCGACCGTGACGGCCAGGAAGAGCATGAGCGTCGTCGGCAGCGAGTCGAGGCCGGTGCCGGCGAGCAGGGCGAGCGAGAGGAGCGCGGGTCCGAGCAGCGCGAGCACCCAGCCGCTCGTGACGCGCCGCCGCGTGATCGCACCCCGGCGCGGGGACGTGCGCCGACCGCGCCCCGCGTGCTCGTGCGTGACGACCAGGACGTCGATGTCCCCGGACCCGCGGATCACCTCGGCGGCGATCCCCGGCGCGACCGCGGCGGCGAGCCGGGACCGGCGGGTCGCCCCGAGCAGGATCTGGTTGGCGTTGGCGCCACGGGCGAAGTCCAGGATCGCCTCGGCGACGTCGTCGGCGAGGACGGCGTGCCACGTGCCACCGAGGTCCTCGACGAGCGTGCGGTAGCGGTCGAGCGAGTCCGGCGGCACCCCGGTCAGGCCGTCGCCGCGCAGGACGTGCAGGGCGACCAGCTCACCGCCGCTGGGGCGCTGGGCGAGGCGGGCGGCGCGCCGGATCAGGGTCTCGCTCTCGGGCCCGCCGGTGACGGGGACGACGATGCGCTCCCGGGTCGGCCACGTGTCGACGATGCCGTGCTCGCGGCGGTACACGGTGAGCGCGTCCTCGACCCGGTCGGCCGTCCACAGCAGCGCGAGCTCGCGCAGCGCGGTGAGGTTGCCCAGCCGGAAGTAGTGCGCGAGGGACGCGTCGACCTTCTCGGCCGGGTAGACGTTGCCGTGCGCGAGCCTGCGACGCAGCGCCTCGGGGCTCATGTCGACGAGCTCGATCTGGTCCGCACGCCGTACGACCTCGTCCGGCACCGTCTCGAGCTGCCGGACCCCCGTGATGGTGCGGACGACGTCGTTGAGGCTCTCCAGGTGCTGGACGTTGACCGTCGTCACGACGTCGATCCCTGCCGCGAGCAGCTCCTCGACGTCCTGCCACCGCGCGGCGTTGCGGGACCCCGGGACGTTGGTGTGCGCGAGCTCGTCGACGAGCGCGAGGCCGGGAGCCCGCGCGAGGACGGCGTCGACGTCGAGGTCGGTGAACGTCGCCCCGCGGTGCTGCACGGTGCGGCGCGGCACGGTCTCGAGCCCGTCGAGCAGCGCCGCGGTGTGGGTGCGCCCGTGGGTCTCGACGAGAGCCACCACGACGTCGACGCCGCGGTCCCGGCGGCGGCGGCCCTCGTCGAGCATCGCGTACGTCTTGCCGACGCCGGGCGCCGCCCCGAGGTACACGCGCAGCCGGCCGCGCGGTCGCGGGACGGCGTCCGCCTGCCGTGCGGACGTGCGGGTCGTGGTCATGGTGCGCTCAGTCAAGCATCGCCAGCGCGGCGTTGACCTCGACGACGTCGACCCGCACCTCGCCGAGCACACCGAGCGTGCGGCCCTCCGTCGCGTCCTCGACCAGGTCGCGGACGAGCGCCGGGTCGAGGTCCCGGGCTGCGGCGACCCTGGCCACCTGGAGGTCGGCGTACGCCGGCGACACGTGCGGGTCGAGGCCCGACCCCGAGGCGGTCACCGCGTCGGCGGGCACGGCGTCCGGCGGGACGCCCTCGCGCGCGGCGACCTCGCGGCGCCGCTCGTGCACCGTGGCGAGCAGGTCCGGGTTCTCCGGGCCGAGGTTCGACGCGCCGGACGCCAGCGGGTCGTACCCGTCCCCGGCCGCGGACGGGCGGGGCTGGAACCACTCGTCGCCCTCGAAGGACTGGCCGAGGAGACGCGACCCGACGACGACCCCGTCGACCCGTAGGAGCGAGCCGTCGGCGCGGTCCGGGACGAGCCGGCCGACGGCGTGCACGGCGAGCGGGTAGGCGAGCCCGAGCACGACGGTGAGGACGAGCAGGACCCGCAGCCCGGCGGCGGACTGCCGGAGGAAGGACAGCATCAGGGGATCAGCTCCAGAGGGGGGCGGTGGTCAGAGGCCGGGCAGGAGGGACACGAGGAGATCGACGGCCTTGATGCCGAGGAAGGGGGTCACGAGGCCGCCGACCCCGTAGACCAGGAGGTTGCGGCGCAGCATCGCCGCGGCCCCCGCGGGCCGGTACCGCACACCGCGCAGCGCGACCGGGACCAGCGCGACGATGACGAGGGCGTTGAAGACGACGGCGGACAGCAGGGCGGACTCCGGCGAGGACAGCCGCATCACGTCGAGCGCGTCGAGCTGGGGGTACGTGCCCGCGAACATCGCGGGGATGATCGCGAAGTACTTGGCGACGTCGTTGGAGACCGAGAACGTCGTGAGCGCTCCTCGCGTGATCAGGAGCTGCTTGCCGATCGCCACGATCTCGATGAGCTTGGTGGGGTCGGAGTCGAGGTCGACCATGTTCCCGGCCTCCTTGGCCGCGGACGTCCCGGTGCTCATCGCGACCCCCACGTCGGCCTGCGCGAGGGCCGGTGCGTCGTTGGTCCCGTCGCCCGTCATCGCGACGAGACGGCCCTGGGCCTGCTCGCGTCTGATGAGCTCCAGCTTGTCCTCCGGTGTGGCCTCGGCCAGGACGTCGTCGACGCCCGCCTCCGCCGCGATCACCCGGGCGGTGACCGCGTTGTCGCCGGTGATCATGACCGTGCGGATCCCCATGCGGCGCAGCTCGTCGAAGCGCTCGCGCAGGCCTGGCTTCACGACGTCCTTGAGGTGCACGACGCCGAGCGCCCGCGCGGGTGCGTCCCCCTGCCGTTCCGCGACGACGAGCGGGGTGCCTCCCGCCGCGCTGATCGCGTCGACCAGCGCCGCGACGTCCGTCGAGGGGGCGCCGCCGTTCTCGCGCACCCAGGCGCTCACCGCCCCCGCTGCGCCCTTGCGGATCTGCCAGGTCCCGGTGCGCTCCGTGAGGTCGACCCCGCTCATCCGTGTCTGGGCGGTGAACGGCACGAACGTCGCGTTCGGCAGCTGCGTGCGGAACCGGGCCCGTCTGTCGTAGCGCTCCTTGGCCAGCACGACGATCGACCGACCCTCGGGCGTCTCGTCCGCGAGGCTCGAGAGCTGCGCGGCCTCGGCGACCTGGTCGTCGGTCACCCGGGGCGCGGGCAGGATCTCGACGGCCTGGCGGTTGCCGAGCGTGATGGTCCCGGTCTTGTCCAGCAGCAGCACGTCGACGTCCCCGGCGGCCTCGACCGCGCGCCCGGACAGCGCCATGACGTTGCGCTGGACGAGCCGGTCCATCCCGGCGATGCCGATCGCGGAGAGCAGCGCGCCGATCGTCGTGGGGATCAGGCACACGAGCAGCGCGACGAGGACGACGAGAGGCTGGCCCTGGCCGGAGTAGACGGCGAACGGCTGGAGCGTGACGACCGCGAGCAGGAAGACCAGGGTCAGCGCCGCGAGGAGCAGGTTGAGGGCGACCTCGTTGGGCGTCTTCTGTCGGGCCGAGCCCTCGACCAGCGCGATCATGCGGTCGAGGAACGTCTCGCCCGCCCGCGCGGTGATGCGCACGACGACCCGGTCGGACAGCACGCGCGTGCCGCCCGTGACGGCGCAGCGGTCGCCGCCCGACTCCCGGATCACCGGCGCGGACTCCCCGGTCACGGCGGACTCGTCGACGCTGGCGATCCCCTCGACCACGTCACCGTCGCCCGGGATGGTCTCACCGGCCTCGACGACGACCCGGTCCCCCACGGAGAGTGCCGTGGCGGCGACCGGCTCCTCGGTCCCGTCGTCGCGCAGGCGCCGGGCGAGGGCGTCGGTGCGGGCGCGGCGCAGGGAGTCGGCCTGGGCCTTGCCGCGTCCCTCGGCGACGGACTCGGCGAGGTTCGCGAACACGACCGTCGCCCACAGCCACGCGGCGACCGACCACGCGAACACGCTCGGGTGCAGCGCGGCGAGCACGGTCGCGGCGACCGAGCCGACCCAGACGACGAACATCACGGGGTAGCGGAGCTGGTGGCGCGGGTCGAGCTTGCGCAGCGCGTCGGGCAGGAAGCGCGCGAGGAGCCGCGGGGAGAAGGCTCCGGCGGCGACGCGCGAGCGTGGGGCCGCCTCCGGGGCGGACGGGCGGGGCGGGTTCAGGACGGTCACAGCAGGGCCTCCGCGACA
The Cellulomonas sp. NS3 DNA segment above includes these coding regions:
- a CDS encoding ATP-binding protein yields the protein MTTTRTSARQADAVPRPRGRLRVYLGAAPGVGKTYAMLDEGRRRRDRGVDVVVALVETHGRTHTAALLDGLETVPRRTVQHRGATFTDLDVDAVLARAPGLALVDELAHTNVPGSRNAARWQDVEELLAAGIDVVTTVNVQHLESLNDVVRTITGVRQLETVPDEVVRRADQIELVDMSPEALRRRLAHGNVYPAEKVDASLAHYFRLGNLTALRELALLWTADRVEDALTVYRREHGIVDTWPTRERIVVPVTGGPESETLIRRAARLAQRPSGGELVALHVLRGDGLTGVPPDSLDRYRTLVEDLGGTWHAVLADDVAEAILDFARGANANQILLGATRRSRLAAAVAPGIAAEVIRGSGDIDVLVVTHEHAGRGRRTSPRRGAITRRRVTSGWVLALLGPALLSLALLAGTGLDSLPTTLMLFLAVTVGVALVGGLRPALVAAVVSGLLGNFLFTPPVRTWTIAEPANVLAIAVLVTVAVAVSAAVDLAARRTTEAARSRAEADALMTVAGTVLRGGDVVPAMLDQLRETLQVRAVVLDRTGVEAPHAARVGAVDGGTGRRDVSGAPDPASGSAERDERVHTVRVAEDLALHLHGRTLAGPELRLASAVGQHVQAALERERLRSEARATRDERERGVLRTALLAAVSHDLRTPLSVIKAGASGLRSSAVDISAGDRAAILADIDTHADRLQLLIDNLLDMSRLDAGAVDARLAPVALDEVVPRAVDSLPAGSVVIDVPETLPLVRADAGLLERALANVVENAVRYAPDGVPVRVAAQKVGDRLVVRVVDHGPGVPDDRKAQMFAAFQRLGDAPRGQGVGLGLAVARGFVQVNGGTLEAEDTPGGGLTLVLTLPVPVPEGPP
- the kdpC gene encoding potassium-transporting ATPase subunit KdpC; its protein translation is MLSFLRQSAAGLRVLLVLTVVLGLAYPLAVHAVGRLVPDRADGSLLRVDGVVVGSRLLGQSFEGDEWFQPRPSAAGDGYDPLASGASNLGPENPDLLATVHERRREVAAREGVPPDAVPADAVTASGSGLDPHVSPAYADLQVARVAAARDLDPALVRDLVEDATEGRTLGVLGEVRVDVVEVNAALAMLD
- the kdpB gene encoding potassium-transporting ATPase subunit KdpB — translated: MTVLNPPRPSAPEAAPRSRVAAGAFSPRLLARFLPDALRKLDPRHQLRYPVMFVVWVGSVAATVLAALHPSVFAWSVAAWLWATVVFANLAESVAEGRGKAQADSLRRARTDALARRLRDDGTEEPVAATALSVGDRVVVEAGETIPGDGDVVEGIASVDESAVTGESAPVIRESGGDRCAVTGGTRVLSDRVVVRITARAGETFLDRMIALVEGSARQKTPNEVALNLLLAALTLVFLLAVVTLQPFAVYSGQGQPLVVLVALLVCLIPTTIGALLSAIGIAGMDRLVQRNVMALSGRAVEAAGDVDVLLLDKTGTITLGNRQAVEILPAPRVTDDQVAEAAQLSSLADETPEGRSIVVLAKERYDRRARFRTQLPNATFVPFTAQTRMSGVDLTERTGTWQIRKGAAGAVSAWVRENGGAPSTDVAALVDAISAAGGTPLVVAERQGDAPARALGVVHLKDVVKPGLRERFDELRRMGIRTVMITGDNAVTARVIAAEAGVDDVLAEATPEDKLELIRREQAQGRLVAMTGDGTNDAPALAQADVGVAMSTGTSAAKEAGNMVDLDSDPTKLIEIVAIGKQLLITRGALTTFSVSNDVAKYFAIIPAMFAGTYPQLDALDVMRLSSPESALLSAVVFNALVIVALVPVALRGVRYRPAGAAAMLRRNLLVYGVGGLVTPFLGIKAVDLLVSLLPGL